A window from Nitrospira sp. ND1 encodes these proteins:
- the bamA gene encoding outer membrane protein assembly factor BamA yields the protein MTKSGGRRWVPILILALVALYAFGVGAPLYAQDGVPTVTSVTIRGQKRIELQAIEGRLTLKANDRFTADALREQVKILYGTGYFEDVQVETEPAAGGVSVGFVVREKPFITEIVFDGNEELSDDKLKEKVTIKSQTFLDQQQAKESAEKIRLAYQEDGYYNCQVIPVIQAVDEDRKRLTYFIKEGTKAKVLHINFEGMRAVTKEEIFKVTATREWIPWYGLITQLKVPSLLSDAGVLKREELGNDIERMREVYLNKGYLNVQISQPTLELSEDKKWFEINYSIVEGEPFIVQEVGFRGNTVFEDHELREGLNIRPGEIFQRAKIRGEITRITDLYGAKGYVFADVVPNVTPDNNSRTATILLNVKEGEMMRIREIHVHGNDKTRDNVVRRELRLDEQDVVDTLALKRSFQRLNNLNFFETVEILPQQVDVDKVDLNVKVKEKPTGQFSIGGGFSTLDKLVAIADITEGNLGGNGWLGRIRGQLGQQRSLGLVTFRNPYVNDSYNALQLDIYRSMTNYISYFESKSGVSATWSRWLSEYVNGSISLFGEQLKYSDPEAGLCPDFIPLICRQLGTQSSTGVRTSIFRDTRDYYLDPRTGWRFSLGVDYGTPALGGSNHFFKYYADVIKYTPLIYDTRFSVHVRYGSTEGIGGRPIPLTERFFVGGINTMRGFVFGRAGPVTPNGSLLGSAKELIFNNDFIFTISSEAKLNGVFFFDYGNGFDDNEPVQFNKLRSAAGFEARWISPFGPLRAAYGINLDPRPTERMGVFEFTIGSLF from the coding sequence CCTGTACGGCACCGGCTACTTCGAAGACGTACAGGTGGAGACAGAACCGGCCGCGGGAGGTGTGTCCGTCGGTTTTGTCGTTCGGGAGAAACCCTTCATCACGGAGATCGTGTTCGACGGCAACGAGGAATTGAGCGACGACAAGCTCAAGGAAAAGGTCACGATCAAGAGCCAGACGTTCCTCGACCAGCAGCAGGCCAAAGAGAGCGCGGAAAAAATCCGGCTCGCCTATCAAGAGGACGGCTACTACAACTGTCAGGTCATTCCCGTCATCCAGGCGGTGGATGAGGACCGGAAACGGTTGACCTACTTCATCAAGGAAGGCACCAAGGCCAAAGTCCTCCATATCAATTTCGAGGGCATGCGGGCGGTGACCAAGGAAGAAATCTTTAAGGTGACGGCGACCCGGGAATGGATTCCCTGGTATGGACTCATCACGCAGTTGAAGGTGCCGTCGCTGCTGTCCGATGCCGGCGTGCTGAAACGCGAGGAACTGGGCAACGATATCGAACGCATGCGGGAAGTCTATTTGAACAAGGGCTATCTGAACGTGCAGATCAGCCAGCCGACGCTGGAACTGAGCGAGGACAAGAAGTGGTTCGAAATCAACTATTCGATCGTTGAGGGCGAGCCGTTCATCGTGCAGGAGGTCGGGTTCCGCGGGAATACGGTGTTCGAGGATCATGAATTGCGCGAAGGGCTGAACATCAGACCGGGCGAAATTTTTCAGCGGGCCAAGATCCGGGGAGAAATCACCCGCATCACGGATCTGTACGGCGCGAAGGGGTATGTGTTCGCCGACGTCGTGCCCAACGTGACGCCCGACAACAATTCGCGCACGGCCACGATTCTCCTCAATGTAAAAGAGGGAGAAATGATGCGGATCCGCGAGATCCACGTCCACGGCAACGACAAGACCCGCGACAATGTGGTGCGCCGCGAGCTGCGGTTGGATGAGCAGGACGTGGTCGACACCCTGGCATTGAAACGCAGTTTCCAGCGATTGAACAATCTCAACTTTTTCGAGACCGTCGAAATTCTGCCGCAGCAGGTCGATGTGGACAAGGTCGACCTCAATGTGAAAGTGAAGGAGAAGCCCACCGGCCAGTTCAGCATCGGCGGCGGATTCAGCACATTGGATAAGCTGGTGGCGATCGCGGATATCACCGAAGGAAATCTCGGCGGGAACGGCTGGTTGGGTCGTATCCGCGGGCAATTGGGCCAGCAACGGTCGTTGGGATTGGTGACGTTCCGCAATCCCTATGTGAACGACTCGTACAATGCCCTGCAGCTGGATATTTATCGGTCGATGACCAACTACATTTCCTACTTCGAGTCGAAGTCGGGTGTCAGTGCGACGTGGAGCCGATGGTTGTCGGAGTATGTGAACGGGAGCATCAGTCTGTTCGGCGAGCAACTCAAATACAGCGACCCCGAAGCAGGGCTGTGCCCGGATTTCATTCCGCTCATTTGCCGCCAGCTCGGGACGCAATCGTCGACGGGTGTTCGTACCTCGATTTTTCGCGACACGCGCGACTATTACCTGGATCCGCGCACCGGCTGGCGCTTCAGTCTCGGGGTCGACTACGGAACGCCTGCGCTGGGCGGCAGCAATCACTTTTTCAAGTATTATGCGGACGTGATCAAGTATACGCCGCTGATCTACGATACGCGGTTCTCGGTGCACGTTCGGTACGGCTCGACGGAGGGGATCGGGGGCCGGCCCATTCCCCTCACCGAGCGGTTCTTCGTCGGCGGTATCAACACCATGCGCGGATTCGTGTTCGGGCGGGCGGGGCCTGTGACGCCGAACGGATCCCTCTTGGGTTCCGCGAAGGAACTCATTTTCAACAACGATTTTATCTTCACCATTTCGTCCGAAGCGAAGCTGAACGGCGTGTTCTTCTTCGATTACGGAAATGGATTCGACGACAACGAACCGGTCCAGTTCAACAAACTGCGGAGCGCAGCCGGGTTCGAAGCCAGGTGGATTTCTCCGTTCGGCCCCTTGCGGGCGGCCTACGGAATCAACCTGGATCCCAGGCCGACAGAGCGAATGGGTGTGTTCGAGTTTACGATCGGGTCGTTGTTCTAA
- a CDS encoding OmpH family outer membrane protein, with product MGGPVGRSGSRGAGRAGLCLALVTVALVVGGCRSGHSTVPTSTRIGVVDPQRVLSDTNAGRKAKDMLASFAKNRQALIELEEKELRRMEEDFMKQGSVLSANAKREREEQFRRRMSEYQQKVTDLNREVQDKQKEVLDGFREKIETLSGRVAKRLELQAVFDRGRGGPTLYFDEAVDVSSQVIEEFNKTYP from the coding sequence ATGGGTGGACCAGTGGGCCGCAGTGGATCGAGGGGAGCCGGTCGGGCCGGGTTGTGCCTGGCGCTTGTGACCGTGGCGTTGGTTGTCGGCGGGTGCCGGTCCGGTCACTCGACGGTGCCGACTTCGACACGTATCGGTGTGGTCGACCCCCAGCGTGTGTTGAGCGACACCAATGCCGGGAGGAAGGCAAAGGACATGCTGGCGTCTTTTGCCAAGAACCGGCAGGCCTTGATCGAGTTGGAGGAAAAAGAGTTGCGGCGGATGGAAGAAGACTTCATGAAGCAGGGCAGCGTGTTGAGCGCCAACGCCAAGCGCGAGCGGGAGGAACAATTCCGTCGTCGCATGTCGGAGTATCAGCAGAAGGTCACCGACTTGAATCGTGAAGTGCAGGATAAGCAGAAAGAGGTGTTGGACGGATTCCGTGAAAAAATTGAAACCTTGTCGGGCCGAGTGGCCAAACGGTTGGAACTCCAGGCCGTGTTCGATCGCGGGCGCGGCGGACCCACTCTGTACTTCGACGAGGCGGTGGATGTGTCGTCGCAGGTGATCGAAGAATTCAATAAAACGTATCCATGA
- a CDS encoding OmpH family outer membrane protein, whose protein sequence is MNVRTWIVAGAVPVVLAWLAQPVQAADRIKVAMMDQQQVVERSVAGKRALEDLKSYSTTRQKIIDSDDQELKELEKALQDSALTEEVRKEKQEQFRAKLEAYQRRIQDFNREVQEKQKGMVLDFAQRIHAAVSAVAQKEGYTAVIDRGSESTVKIVVYGHPSVDLTEQIVKEFDRQNK, encoded by the coding sequence ATGAACGTACGTACTTGGATCGTAGCGGGTGCGGTGCCGGTGGTGTTGGCGTGGTTGGCGCAGCCCGTGCAGGCAGCGGACCGCATCAAGGTCGCGATGATGGACCAGCAACAGGTCGTCGAGCGGAGCGTGGCCGGGAAACGCGCCCTTGAAGATCTCAAAAGTTATTCCACGACGCGCCAGAAGATCATCGATTCCGACGACCAGGAATTGAAGGAGCTTGAGAAGGCGCTCCAGGACAGCGCGCTCACCGAAGAAGTCCGCAAGGAGAAACAGGAGCAATTCAGGGCGAAGCTGGAGGCCTATCAGCGCCGGATTCAAGACTTCAACCGTGAGGTGCAGGAGAAGCAAAAGGGCATGGTCCTGGATTTTGCGCAGCGCATCCATGCCGCGGTATCCGCCGTGGCCCAGAAGGAAGGGTATACCGCCGTCATCGACCGGGGCAGCGAGTCCACCGTCAAGATCGTCGTCTACGGCCACCCGTCGGTCGACCTGACGGAGCAGATCGTCAAGGAGTTCGACCGGCAAAACAAATAG
- the fabZ gene encoding 3-hydroxyacyl-ACP dehydratase FabZ, whose product MSVMDNVEIQSILPHRYPFLLVDRIRELDPDRRIVGIKNVTINEPFFQGHFPGRPVMPGVLILEALAQVGGVLAFKSLGSVGRPVVYLTGIDGAKFRKPVVPGDILRLEVDVLKKRAPFWKMQGRAFVESELVCEAEVTAMVTDEQAGGDK is encoded by the coding sequence ATGTCAGTGATGGACAATGTTGAGATTCAATCGATCCTTCCCCACCGGTATCCGTTTTTGCTGGTCGATCGTATTCGCGAACTCGATCCGGACCGCCGGATCGTCGGCATTAAGAATGTGACGATCAACGAGCCGTTTTTTCAGGGGCATTTCCCCGGCCGTCCGGTCATGCCCGGGGTGTTGATTCTTGAGGCGCTGGCCCAGGTGGGCGGGGTGCTGGCGTTCAAGTCGTTGGGGTCGGTCGGCCGGCCGGTCGTGTATTTGACCGGCATCGACGGGGCCAAATTCAGGAAGCCGGTGGTCCCGGGTGACATTCTCCGCTTGGAAGTGGATGTGCTGAAGAAGCGCGCGCCGTTCTGGAAGATGCAAGGCAGGGCCTTCGTCGAGTCCGAACTGGTGTGTGAAGCGGAAGTCACGGCCATGGTCACGGATGAACAGGCCGGCGGGGACAAGTAG
- the lpxA gene encoding acyl-ACP--UDP-N-acetylglucosamine O-acyltransferase, producing MNIHPTAVVHPKAVLADDVEVGAYSVVGEHVRIGAGTRVLSHVCIDGWTDIGERCELHPFVSVGGPPQHMQYKGEPTKVVIGHDNILREYVTVNRATVQGGGVTSIGDANFLMAYVHVAHDCHLGNHLILANAASLAGHITIGDHAIIGGLSGIHQFVRIGAYAMVGGCCALGQDLPPFMRAAGGYRARMYGLNSIGLRRHGFSSERIAALKKSYEVLFRSGHRVAEAVKLARENFSASPDVMQVAAFMEGTKRGICRSVGKDQEGEEE from the coding sequence GTGAACATACATCCGACCGCGGTGGTCCATCCCAAAGCGGTGCTCGCAGACGATGTGGAAGTGGGCGCCTATTCCGTCGTCGGTGAACACGTCCGGATCGGCGCAGGCACTCGCGTATTGTCCCACGTGTGCATCGATGGGTGGACCGACATCGGAGAGCGGTGCGAATTGCATCCCTTTGTATCGGTCGGCGGACCGCCCCAACATATGCAGTATAAGGGCGAACCGACCAAGGTCGTGATCGGTCACGACAATATCCTGCGGGAGTACGTGACGGTCAACCGGGCGACGGTGCAAGGCGGTGGAGTCACCAGTATCGGCGACGCCAACTTCCTGATGGCCTACGTCCATGTCGCGCACGATTGCCACCTCGGCAATCATCTCATTCTTGCGAATGCAGCAAGTCTGGCCGGCCATATTACGATCGGCGATCACGCCATCATCGGCGGACTTTCGGGCATCCACCAGTTCGTGCGGATCGGCGCCTATGCGATGGTCGGCGGTTGCTGCGCACTCGGCCAGGACCTGCCGCCGTTCATGCGGGCTGCCGGCGGGTATCGCGCCCGTATGTACGGGCTGAACTCCATCGGTCTGCGACGGCATGGTTTCTCCTCCGAGCGCATCGCGGCGCTGAAGAAGTCCTACGAAGTTCTGTTTCGTTCCGGGCACCGGGTGGCGGAGGCTGTCAAACTGGCGCGTGAGAACTTCAGTGCCAGCCCGGATGTCATGCAGGTGGCCGCGTTTATGGAAGGGACCAAACGGGGGATTTGCCGGTCGGTCGGTAAGGATCAAGAGGGCGAAGAGGAGTAG
- a CDS encoding LpxI family protein has translation MGKQVAEHRQASDGQRIGLIAGNGRFPIIFADNAKRLGYSVSAVAHEGETDPELARHVDHIHWIKIGQFGKLIEALKGDGVQRAVMLGGIKKTHVFSTVRPDFRALALAAKLIHLKDDDILRRVAEEIEQEGIQICESTFGLEGILVEEGTLTRREPSKKEWEDIRYGWDVGKQVGALDIGQCVVVKDRVIVAVEAVEGTDGAIRRGGELAHGGAVVVKRCKPQQDLRFDLPAVGPRTIEVMESVKASVLALEAGRGILLDRDETIAKANRAGIAIIGMT, from the coding sequence GTGGGGAAGCAGGTGGCCGAGCATAGGCAGGCATCCGATGGACAGCGGATCGGACTGATTGCGGGTAACGGCCGGTTCCCGATCATTTTTGCCGATAATGCGAAGCGGCTCGGATATTCCGTGTCCGCGGTGGCGCATGAGGGCGAAACCGACCCGGAACTCGCGCGGCACGTTGATCACATTCACTGGATCAAGATCGGCCAGTTCGGCAAATTGATCGAGGCGCTCAAGGGCGACGGCGTGCAGCGCGCAGTCATGCTGGGCGGTATCAAGAAGACGCACGTATTTTCCACGGTCAGGCCGGACTTTCGCGCCTTGGCCCTGGCCGCTAAACTGATTCATCTCAAGGACGACGACATCCTGCGCCGGGTCGCCGAGGAGATCGAACAGGAAGGTATTCAGATCTGTGAATCCACCTTTGGGCTGGAAGGGATCCTTGTCGAGGAAGGCACGTTGACAAGGCGCGAGCCGAGCAAAAAGGAATGGGAAGACATCCGGTACGGCTGGGATGTCGGAAAACAGGTCGGAGCGTTGGATATCGGCCAGTGCGTCGTGGTGAAGGACCGGGTGATTGTGGCCGTCGAAGCCGTGGAAGGAACCGATGGCGCGATCCGCCGGGGCGGTGAACTGGCGCATGGCGGCGCCGTGGTGGTGAAACGGTGCAAACCCCAGCAGGATCTCCGGTTCGATCTTCCTGCCGTCGGCCCGCGCACCATCGAGGTGATGGAGTCCGTGAAGGCGTCGGTGCTGGCGTTGGAAGCGGGACGCGGGATTCTCCTGGACCGTGACGAAACGATCGCGAAGGCGAACCGTGCCGGCATCGCGATTATCGGAATGACGTAA
- a CDS encoding Gfo/Idh/MocA family protein has product MKQLRAGVIGVGHLGQHHARHYATLPGATLVGVCDASPTRAKLIADRHGVQFWTDLDDLLKQVDIVSVAAPTSAHFSATKACLEAGKHVLVEKPIAVTSAEARELVELAARRGCLLQVGHSERFNPIMQRMRPFIERPAFIECHRLSAFGERGTDVDVVLDLMIHDLDLVLSFNPGPVEEVRAAGVPVLSSNIDIANARIAFASGCVANVTASRVSTNKMRRLRVFQRDRYVSIDFQTRQAVVSRRVQAAGAKPTIDIESYQAGDEEPLRLELDSFIHAVNTGTRPVVSGEDGEAALNLATLVLEAIGRFTQRHSADEAAAVAFGRENV; this is encoded by the coding sequence ATGAAACAGCTTCGAGCCGGCGTGATCGGTGTCGGTCACCTGGGGCAGCACCATGCCCGCCACTACGCGACTCTTCCCGGCGCAACGTTGGTCGGTGTGTGCGATGCCTCGCCGACCCGTGCCAAGTTGATCGCCGATCGGCATGGCGTCCAGTTCTGGACGGACCTCGACGACCTCCTCAAGCAGGTCGATATCGTCAGTGTCGCCGCTCCTACCTCTGCGCATTTTTCGGCGACCAAGGCCTGCCTGGAAGCCGGCAAGCATGTGCTGGTCGAAAAACCGATCGCCGTGACGTCGGCGGAAGCCCGTGAACTGGTCGAACTGGCTGCGCGCCGTGGGTGCCTGTTACAGGTCGGACATAGCGAGCGGTTCAATCCGATCATGCAGCGCATGCGTCCCTTCATCGAACGCCCGGCCTTTATCGAATGTCACCGCTTGAGCGCCTTCGGTGAGCGGGGGACCGACGTCGATGTCGTGCTGGATCTGATGATTCACGATCTGGATCTGGTGTTGTCGTTCAATCCTGGGCCGGTCGAAGAGGTGCGGGCGGCTGGCGTGCCGGTGCTCTCGTCGAACATCGATATCGCCAATGCCCGAATTGCCTTTGCGAGCGGTTGCGTCGCGAATGTGACGGCGAGTCGCGTATCGACCAACAAGATGCGCCGGCTGCGTGTCTTCCAGCGCGACCGTTACGTCTCGATCGATTTTCAAACGCGCCAGGCTGTCGTGTCCCGTCGCGTGCAGGCGGCCGGCGCCAAGCCGACCATCGACATCGAATCTTACCAGGCCGGAGATGAGGAGCCGTTGCGGCTCGAGCTGGATTCGTTCATTCACGCGGTGAATACCGGGACCCGTCCCGTCGTGTCCGGTGAAGACGGAGAAGCGGCGCTCAATCTGGCGACCCTGGTCCTGGAGGCCATCGGCCGGTTTACGCAACGCCATTCGGCGGATGAGGCTGCGGCGGTGGCCTTTGGCCGGGAGAATGTGTAA
- the lpxB gene encoding lipid-A-disaccharide synthase, which yields MPRILIVTGEASGDLHGAHLVKALKELSPALQIVGVGGASMLAAGAELVKDIPQLDVMGLIGLSAVKTMLQRISRIRTLIKGERWDLVVLIDNPGLNFHFARVARACGLKVLYYIAPQVWAWRRGRMRWIQQRVDHVLAILPFEEPLYKKAGVRCTFVGNPLLDEVAPSYDRQALRRQFGLSDAGPVIGLFPGSRKGELLEHIPLLLETVKRLAQRHPAIQFILAQASSIQDQFLADLLKDSPVPIRVFRNQASEVMAASDLLVVKSGTSTLQAAVVGTPMILFYRASSWLTYRLARLLIRVPWIGLANLVAGRGIVPELIHDEATPERLIQETERLLGDPRAYEEMKAALLTVRQALGTPGASRRAAEAVLAECRA from the coding sequence ATGCCACGCATCTTAATCGTCACCGGCGAGGCTTCCGGCGACCTCCATGGAGCTCACTTGGTCAAGGCGCTCAAGGAGCTGTCCCCCGCCCTTCAGATTGTGGGTGTCGGCGGCGCGTCGATGCTGGCGGCCGGCGCGGAACTCGTGAAAGACATTCCCCAGCTGGACGTGATGGGGCTCATCGGCCTGTCTGCCGTCAAAACGATGCTGCAGCGGATTTCGCGTATCCGGACACTGATCAAGGGTGAACGCTGGGATCTCGTCGTGTTGATCGACAACCCGGGCCTCAATTTTCATTTTGCGCGAGTGGCCAGGGCCTGCGGTCTCAAGGTGCTCTATTACATTGCGCCGCAAGTATGGGCCTGGCGGCGGGGGCGGATGCGCTGGATCCAGCAGCGCGTCGATCATGTGCTCGCGATTCTGCCGTTCGAGGAACCGCTCTACAAAAAGGCCGGCGTGCGGTGTACGTTTGTCGGCAATCCGCTGCTCGACGAAGTCGCGCCGTCGTACGATCGGCAGGCCTTGCGCCGGCAGTTCGGACTGTCGGATGCAGGCCCCGTGATCGGCTTGTTTCCGGGCAGTCGAAAAGGTGAACTGCTCGAGCATATTCCGCTCCTCCTGGAGACGGTGAAGCGTCTTGCGCAACGGCACCCGGCGATTCAGTTCATCCTGGCCCAGGCGTCATCGATTCAAGACCAGTTCCTTGCCGATCTCTTGAAAGATAGCCCGGTTCCCATTCGGGTCTTTCGCAATCAGGCCAGTGAAGTCATGGCGGCCTCGGACCTGCTGGTCGTCAAGTCGGGCACGTCTACCTTGCAGGCTGCGGTGGTGGGAACGCCCATGATTTTGTTCTATCGGGCCTCATCCTGGCTCACCTACCGGTTGGCGCGTCTCCTGATTCGGGTGCCCTGGATCGGTCTCGCGAATCTGGTCGCCGGACGGGGGATTGTGCCGGAACTGATTCACGATGAGGCGACGCCGGAGCGGCTCATACAGGAAACCGAACGGCTGTTGGGGGATCCTCGCGCGTATGAAGAAATGAAGGCTGCGCTCTTGACGGTACGCCAGGCGTTGGGCACACCCGGTGCGTCGCGTCGTGCCGCGGAAGCCGTCTTGGCCGAGTGTCGGGCATGA
- the msbA gene encoding lipid A export permease/ATP-binding protein MsbA, with amino-acid sequence MKHYLRLLTYLNPYRFRLGAAFLCALLVAGLSAAYAWLVRPVLDGLFISKDESLLLVLPIAILAVAVLKGVFNYGQNYLMNYVGNQVIGDIREQLFSKLVRLPVHFHDTNTSGRLVSRVINDVNQMANAVAGVLKDLFQQGLTFLAMIGVIIYQNWKLAAVSMIVVPLSVVTMARMGKRLRNLATRGQERMGDMASTLQETLAGIRMVKSFGREEEEAKRFRLSNDAFIHTTMKAIQVSSLGSSHMEVIGVLGVAGIIWYGGYLVIHDEMTPGAFFSFLAAMFMAYTPIRRLSGANNTVQQALAAAERVFDVLDLPTEPEANGGQTDLPAISRSLEFRQVAFQYEGQGEPALSGIDLTIRAGEIIAFVGSSGSGKTTLVSLLPRFYDPTGGQILIDGVDLQTCSLRSVRGQIGIVSQEVVLFDDTVRNNIGYGRQGATPDDVMRAAQLAYAHEFIVRMPAGYDTLIGERGLKLSGGERQRLAIARAILRDPPILILDEATSALDTQSERIVQLALTNLMHNRTTLVVAHRLSTIQNANRIVVLDRGRVAEVGSHEELLRKGGMYKRLHAMQFADAISE; translated from the coding sequence ATGAAACATTATCTTCGTTTACTTACATATCTGAATCCCTACCGGTTTCGACTGGGCGCGGCGTTTCTTTGCGCGCTGCTCGTGGCCGGACTCTCCGCCGCCTATGCCTGGTTGGTCCGCCCGGTCCTCGACGGCCTGTTCATCAGCAAGGATGAAAGCCTGCTGCTCGTGCTTCCCATCGCGATCCTGGCGGTGGCGGTGCTCAAGGGGGTGTTCAACTACGGACAGAACTATCTGATGAACTATGTCGGGAACCAGGTCATCGGCGACATCAGAGAGCAGCTCTTTTCAAAACTTGTTCGACTGCCGGTTCATTTTCACGACACGAATACGTCGGGCCGGTTGGTCTCGCGGGTCATTAACGATGTAAACCAGATGGCCAATGCCGTGGCGGGGGTGCTGAAAGATCTGTTTCAGCAGGGACTGACGTTTCTGGCCATGATCGGCGTGATCATTTACCAGAACTGGAAACTGGCGGCGGTCTCGATGATCGTGGTGCCGCTTTCCGTGGTCACCATGGCGAGAATGGGAAAACGGTTGAGGAATCTGGCGACGCGCGGCCAGGAACGCATGGGCGACATGGCCTCGACGCTGCAGGAAACGCTGGCCGGTATCCGCATGGTGAAATCGTTCGGCCGGGAAGAGGAAGAAGCCAAGCGATTTCGTTTGAGCAACGACGCCTTCATCCATACGACGATGAAGGCCATTCAGGTCTCCTCGCTGGGTTCTTCCCACATGGAGGTCATCGGTGTGCTCGGGGTCGCGGGGATCATCTGGTACGGCGGGTATCTGGTCATCCATGATGAGATGACTCCCGGCGCCTTCTTCTCGTTCCTGGCGGCCATGTTCATGGCCTACACGCCGATCAGAAGATTGTCCGGCGCGAACAACACGGTTCAGCAGGCGCTGGCGGCCGCCGAGCGGGTATTCGATGTACTGGACTTGCCGACGGAGCCGGAGGCCAACGGCGGCCAGACGGACCTGCCGGCCATTTCCAGGTCCCTCGAATTCAGGCAGGTTGCGTTCCAGTACGAAGGCCAGGGTGAGCCTGCGCTGAGCGGTATCGATCTGACGATCCGGGCGGGCGAGATCATTGCCTTTGTCGGCAGCAGCGGGAGTGGAAAGACCACGCTGGTGAGTCTGCTCCCGAGATTCTACGATCCGACCGGAGGGCAGATTCTGATCGACGGGGTGGATCTTCAGACCTGCAGTTTGCGGTCGGTACGCGGGCAGATCGGAATCGTCTCCCAGGAAGTCGTGCTGTTCGACGATACGGTGCGCAACAATATCGGCTACGGGCGGCAGGGTGCCACGCCCGACGATGTGATGCGAGCGGCCCAGCTGGCCTACGCGCATGAGTTCATTGTCCGGATGCCGGCCGGGTATGATACGTTGATCGGAGAGCGCGGGCTCAAGCTCTCGGGCGGTGAGCGGCAGCGGTTGGCGATCGCGCGGGCGATTCTCCGCGACCCGCCGATCCTGATTCTGGATGAAGCGACGTCGGCGCTGGACACCCAATCGGAGCGCATCGTGCAGCTGGCCCTGACCAATTTGATGCATAACCGAACGACCCTGGTCGTGGCTCACCGGCTGTCGACCATTCAGAATGCCAACCGCATCGTGGTGTTGGACCGGGGCAGGGTCGCGGAAGTCGGCTCGCACGAAGAGCTCCTGCGCAAGGGCGGCATGTATAAGCGCCTGCACGCGATGCAGTTTGCCGATGCGATCTCGGAGTAG
- a CDS encoding lysophospholipid acyltransferase family protein, protein MTTDRSAAAPQPQPLLKRVVNALKVAVVPPVGYRIIQMLRRTMTWRTEGSEHVNRLFAEEKRVILAFWHAQQLMMPLAIPGLEAHVLISQHRDGELIRRIVARFGLDAVRGSSTRGGAEAFRQLIRLGRSGGNLVLTPDGPKGPRQVVKVGVVQLARATGLPIIPMAFGCSKKNSSRAGTGSSCPIRSRGASFSWGRRSACRPTPRPTTLSVSAGSWKTR, encoded by the coding sequence ATGACAACTGATCGATCAGCGGCGGCCCCTCAGCCGCAGCCCTTGCTGAAGCGAGTCGTCAACGCGCTCAAGGTCGCGGTGGTGCCGCCCGTCGGCTACCGGATCATTCAGATGCTACGCCGCACGATGACCTGGCGCACCGAAGGCTCAGAGCATGTGAACCGCTTGTTTGCAGAAGAGAAGCGGGTGATCCTGGCCTTCTGGCATGCTCAGCAGTTGATGATGCCGCTTGCCATTCCGGGGCTTGAAGCCCATGTGTTGATCAGTCAGCATCGCGACGGCGAATTGATCCGCCGCATCGTGGCACGGTTCGGGTTGGACGCCGTTCGCGGGTCCAGTACCAGAGGGGGTGCGGAAGCCTTTCGGCAGCTGATTCGCCTCGGGCGGTCCGGCGGCAATCTCGTGTTGACGCCGGACGGACCGAAGGGCCCGCGGCAGGTGGTCAAGGTGGGCGTAGTGCAGCTGGCGAGGGCCACCGGCCTGCCGATCATCCCGATGGCCTTCGGCTGCTCAAAAAAAAACTCTTCGCGAGCTGGGACCGGTTCATCATGCCCTATCCGTTCTCGCGGGGCCTCTTTCTCCTGGGGCCGCCGATCAGCGTGCCGCCCGACGCCTCGTCCGACGACCTTGAGCGTGTCCGCCGGGAGTTGGAAGACACGCTGA